One window of the Archangium primigenium genome contains the following:
- a CDS encoding MBL fold metallo-hydrolase, giving the protein MPPRFKNLDGTGPHPLSNVFKWAVGDKLAGKRRQSPATCVMRRVEPDLAVLAVPPAPGEGARLTWLGHASWLVQLDGVSLLIDPVLGDTIPGFIRRNTPPGVPVSGLPRITASLVSHNHFDHLDLPTLRQVGAPIVGGLGLARYFQRARLPVTELDWWGSTRVGPVTVHFVPAQHWSRRGVNDANETLWGGFVVEGTSARVYHSGDTAYFEGFQEIGRRFPALDAALLPIGAYDPEWFMSRQHMNPEEAVRAFVDLGARRFLAMHWGTFKLTDEPLDEPPQRLDAEWKRRALPSEPLHVLAVGESLGVRQG; this is encoded by the coding sequence ACCGGTCCCCATCCCCTGAGCAACGTCTTCAAATGGGCCGTGGGCGACAAGCTGGCGGGCAAGCGTCGCCAGAGTCCGGCCACCTGCGTCATGCGTCGGGTGGAGCCCGACCTGGCCGTCCTGGCGGTGCCACCCGCGCCGGGAGAGGGCGCCCGCCTCACGTGGCTCGGCCACGCGAGCTGGCTCGTGCAGCTCGACGGCGTGTCCCTGCTCATCGACCCGGTGCTCGGCGACACGATTCCCGGCTTCATCCGGCGCAACACCCCGCCCGGGGTTCCGGTGAGCGGGCTGCCGCGCATCACCGCCAGCCTGGTGTCCCACAACCACTTCGACCACCTGGACCTGCCCACGCTGCGCCAGGTGGGGGCCCCCATCGTGGGGGGCCTGGGCCTCGCGCGCTACTTCCAGCGCGCGCGGCTGCCCGTCACCGAGCTGGACTGGTGGGGCTCCACCCGGGTGGGGCCCGTGACGGTGCATTTCGTGCCCGCGCAGCACTGGAGCCGCCGCGGCGTGAACGACGCCAACGAGACGCTCTGGGGCGGCTTCGTGGTGGAGGGCACGAGCGCCCGCGTCTACCACTCGGGGGACACCGCCTACTTCGAGGGCTTCCAGGAGATCGGTCGGCGCTTTCCGGCGCTGGACGCGGCGCTGCTGCCCATCGGGGCGTATGACCCGGAGTGGTTCATGTCCCGGCAGCACATGAACCCCGAGGAGGCGGTGAGGGCCTTCGTGGACCTGGGAGCGCGGCGCTTCCTCGCCATGCACTGGGGCACCTTCAAGCTCACCGACGAGCCCCTGGACGAGCCGCCCCAGCGGCTGGACGCGGAGTGGAAGCGCCGGGCCCTGCCCTCCGAGCCCCTGCACGTGCTCGCCGTGGGCGAGAGTCTGGGCGTGCGCCAGGGTTGA
- a CDS encoding M14 family zinc carboxypeptidase, translated as MLLPTLLALTLHQAPLTTASETSGWTRTGRYAEVEALCRAFPKRYPGKVRCDTFGTTPEGRPLLALVASADGTLTPAAAAKKQRPVVFFQGGIHAGEIDGKDAGFWLLRDLLDGKALPGTLQAVTTVFVPVFNVDGHERFGPNNRPNQVGPEQMGWRTTGQNYNLNRDYVKADAPEMVSMLTLLHTWDPLVLIDLHVTDGAQFEHDVSVQMEPQKTGPEPLRRAGEKMVAELLQGLEARGHLPLPFYPAFEEWDDPTSGVSYGVSPPRFSHPYWLVNRRYGVLVETHSWKPYAHRVATTRHVLEGLLTLFARDGQALMKARAQVDAEAESGQVREVVLAWENTKASHPIAFRGYAYERSKSDLTQLPWIRYDPSKPQVWTIPYFEEIRPARTATLPRGGYLVPPAHAAWVAPKLAAHGLAFQRLGQARPPTDVEVFRATATALRQDSVEGHQGLTVQGGWTHETWPLPEGTLYVPAAQKSAPLVAHLLEPQGPDSLVSWGFFNNHFETKEYIEEYVVEPFAREVLARDPAVKAAWEERLKDPTFAGDPKARLRFFAERHPARDTHFNLYPVFRVDTAPPGLKPVRR; from the coding sequence ATGCTCCTGCCCACCCTGCTCGCCCTGACCCTGCACCAGGCCCCCCTCACCACCGCCTCCGAGACGAGCGGCTGGACGCGCACCGGCCGCTACGCCGAGGTGGAGGCCCTGTGCCGGGCCTTCCCCAAGCGCTACCCGGGCAAGGTGCGCTGTGACACCTTCGGCACCACGCCCGAGGGTCGGCCCCTGCTCGCGCTCGTGGCGAGCGCGGACGGCACCCTCACCCCCGCCGCCGCGGCGAAGAAGCAGCGCCCCGTGGTGTTCTTCCAGGGCGGCATCCACGCCGGGGAGATCGACGGCAAGGACGCGGGCTTCTGGCTCTTGCGCGACCTGCTCGACGGCAAGGCCCTGCCGGGCACGCTCCAGGCGGTGACCACGGTCTTCGTGCCGGTGTTCAACGTGGACGGGCACGAGCGCTTCGGCCCCAACAACCGCCCCAACCAGGTGGGCCCCGAGCAGATGGGCTGGCGCACCACCGGACAGAACTACAACCTCAACCGCGACTACGTGAAGGCGGACGCCCCGGAGATGGTGTCCATGCTCACGCTCCTGCACACGTGGGATCCGCTCGTCCTCATCGACCTGCACGTCACCGACGGGGCCCAGTTCGAGCACGACGTGAGCGTGCAGATGGAGCCCCAGAAGACGGGCCCCGAGCCGCTGCGACGCGCCGGGGAGAAGATGGTCGCGGAGCTGCTCCAGGGGCTCGAGGCCCGGGGGCACCTGCCCCTGCCCTTCTACCCCGCGTTCGAGGAGTGGGACGACCCGACCTCCGGGGTGAGCTACGGCGTGTCCCCGCCGCGCTTCAGCCACCCGTACTGGCTGGTGAACCGGCGCTACGGCGTGCTGGTGGAGACGCACTCCTGGAAGCCCTACGCCCACCGCGTGGCCACCACGCGCCACGTGCTCGAGGGCCTGCTCACCCTGTTCGCCCGGGACGGCCAGGCCCTGATGAAGGCGCGCGCCCAGGTGGACGCCGAGGCCGAATCCGGCCAGGTGCGCGAAGTGGTGCTCGCCTGGGAAAACACGAAGGCCAGTCACCCCATCGCCTTCCGGGGTTATGCCTACGAGCGCTCCAAGTCCGACCTCACCCAATTGCCGTGGATTCGCTACGACCCGTCCAAACCCCAGGTCTGGACCATTCCCTACTTCGAGGAGATCCGCCCCGCGCGCACCGCCACCCTGCCCCGGGGCGGCTACCTGGTGCCCCCGGCGCATGCCGCCTGGGTGGCCCCCAAGCTCGCCGCGCATGGCCTCGCCTTCCAGCGGCTCGGCCAGGCCCGGCCGCCCACGGACGTGGAGGTGTTCCGCGCCACCGCCACCGCGCTGCGGCAGGACTCCGTCGAGGGCCACCAGGGCCTCACCGTCCAGGGCGGGTGGACGCACGAGACCTGGCCCCTGCCCGAGGGCACGCTCTACGTGCCCGCCGCCCAGAAGAGCGCGCCCCTCGTGGCCCACCTGCTGGAGCCCCAAGGACCGGACTCGCTCGTGTCCTGGGGCTTCTTCAACAACCACTTCGAGACCAAGGAGTACATCGAGGAGTACGTGGTGGAGCCCTTCGCCCGGGAAGTGCTGGCGCGCGACCCCGCCGTGAAGGCCGCCTGGGAGGAGCGCCTGAAGGACCCCACCTTCGCCGGGGACCCCAAGGCCCGCCTGCGCTTCTTCGCCGAGCGGCACCCGGCCCGGGACACCCACTTCAACCTCTACCCCGTGTTCCGCGTGGACACGGCGCCGCCGGGCCTGAAACCGGTACGCCGATGA